One Glycine max cultivar Williams 82 chromosome 3, Glycine_max_v4.0, whole genome shotgun sequence DNA window includes the following coding sequences:
- the LOC100775437 gene encoding cation/calcium exchanger 5 has translation MAVASSFIIIIIVIIALIFFSLNPPPSPSRRSLLLTTSSSCSNESNGLLNYHCIFPQTSSFSIPSLSLFLLLHFYILITTAQHHFSLVTTKLASHLNLSPSMAAVTLLSLGNGAPDVFSSLAALRAGQYRTGFGAILSAGAFVSALVVGFVAIYAAPFSVDPAPFVRDVLFYLTAAMFLFYVYLSAEIFLWQAVGFVGFYLFFVGFVFYMDLGMADRREKSSEDLEGQKEPDSDDVKVSESSVGEKRASSGLRGAIRLISKTWELPVKTLLRLTIPQPAPSQWSRFYASANIALCPLALLYACNSFMPFNHPIVFLLPNSHVPLWSVVLMTSFSLALFHYVMEKEPPKTEHMPVVIVAFVMSVFWISTTAGELVNCLEAIGVLLELPPALLGLTVLAWGNSVGDLVADVAVAKAGHPAMAMAGCFAGPMFNMLVGLGTALVIQTANIYPRAYQLNFHVGIVIAFVFLLLSLMGSLLVITWCRFRVPRFWGFCLVGIYVAFTAVSLVIAMFSG, from the exons ATGGCAGTGGCATCctccttcatcatcatcatcatcgtcatcatcgctctcatcttcttctccctAAACCCTCCTCCTTCACCATCACGTAGGTCACTTCTCCTCACCACTTCATCGTCTTGCTCCAACGAATCCAATGGCCTTCTCAACTACCACTGCATCTTCCCCCAAACTTCCTCTTTCTCAATCCCCTCCCTCTcgctcttcctcctcctccactTCTACATCCTCATCACCACCGCGCAGCACCACTTCTCCCTCGTCACCACAAAGCTCGCCTCGCACCTCAACCTCTCCCCCAGCATGGCCGCCGTCACGCTCCTCTCCCTCGGCAACGGCGCCCCCGACGTCTTTTCTTCCCTCGCCGCCCTCCGCGCCGGTCAGTACCGCACCGGCTTCGGCGCCATTCTCTCCGCCGGCGCCTTCGTCTCCGCCCTCGTCGTCGGCTTCGTCGCCATCTACGCTGCTCCGTTTTCCGTCGATCCCGCGCCCTTCGTTAGAGACGTGCTCTTCTACTTGACCGCCGCAATGTTCCTCTTCTATGTGTACCTCAGCGCCGAGATTTTCCTCTGGCAGGCCGTCGGATTCGTTGGATTTTACTTGTTCTTCGTCGGATTTGTGTTTTACATGGATTTGGGGATGGCGGATCGCAGAGAGAAGAGTTCCGAGGATCTCGAGGGACAGAAGGAACCTGATTCCGACGATGTCAAGGTTTCCGAATCTTCCGTGGGAGAGAAACGCGCTTCTTCTGGATTGCGTGGAGCTATTCGATTG ATTTCTAAAACATGGGAGCTTCCTGTCAAAACTCTCCTGAGATTGACAATCCCTCAACCAGCACCTTCACAATGGAGTAGATTTTATGCATCGGCCAATATTGCACTCTGTCCGCTAGCCCTCTTGTATGCCTGCAACTCATTCATGCCATTTAATCATCCCATAGTTTTCCTCCTCCCCAACTCTCACGTCCCCCTCTGGTCAGTAGTGCTCATGACAAGTTTCTCTCTTGCACTTTTTCACTATGTAATGGAAAAAGAACCCCCCAAGACAGAGCATATGCCTGTGGTCATCGTGGCATTTGTGATGAGTGTGTTTTGGATATCTACTACAGCCGGAGAGCTGGTGAACTGCCTAGAAGCTATAGGTGTGCTTCTTGAACTGCCGCCAGCACTCCTGGGTCTCACAGTGCTGGCGTGGGGAAATTCAGTGGGAGATCTTGTTGCAGATGTTGCAGTTGCTAAAGCCGGTCATCCAGCTATGGCAATGGCGGGATGCTTTGCAGGACCAATGTTTAACATGCTTGTTGGCCTTGGAACTGCTTTGGTCATACAGACGGCCAATATATATCCTAGAGCATATCAGCTTAATTTCCACGTTGGTATCGTGATTGCATTTGTATTCCTTCTTTTAAGCCTTATGGGGTCTCTCTTGGTGATCACTTGGTGCAGATTCAGAGTGCCTAGGTTTTGGGGCTTCTGTCTGGTAGGCATCTATGTTGCTTTTACGGCAGTGAGTTTAGTAATAGCCATGTTTTCAGGGTGA
- the LOC100782218 gene encoding putative pentatricopeptide repeat-containing protein At3g05240 encodes MIHQNTILSLLAKCKSMRELKKLHGLIVTTPTIKSIIPLSKLIDFCVDSEFGDINYADLVLRQIHNPSVYIWNSMIRGFVNSHNPRMSMLLYRQMIENGYSPDHFTFPFVLKACCVIADQDCGKCIHSCIVKSGFEADAYTATGLLHMYVSCADMKSGLKVFDNIPKWNVVAWTCLIAGYVKNNQPYEALKVFEDMSHWNVEPNEITMVNALIACAHSRDIDTGRWVHQRIRKAGYDPFMSTSNSNIILATAILEMYAKCGRLKIARDLFNKMPQRNIVSWNSMINAYNQYERHQEALDLFFDMWTSGVYPDKATFLSVLSVCAHQCALALGQTVHAYLLKTGIATDISLATALLDMYAKTGELGNAQKIFSSLQKKDVVMWTSMINGLAMHGHGNEALSMFQTMQEDSSLVPDHITYIGVLFACSHVGLVEEAKKHFRLMTEMYGMVPGREHYGCMVDLLSRAGHFREAERLMETMTVQPNIAIWGALLNGCQIHENVCVANQVKVRLKELEPCQSGVHILLSNIYAKAGRWEEVNVTRKVMKHKRITKTIGHSSVEMKLLS; translated from the coding sequence ATGATACATCAAAACACCATTCTCTCTCTGTTAGCAAAATGCAAAAGTATGAGGGAATTGAAAAAATTGCATGGGCTAATAGTTACAACCCCAACTATTAAAAGCATAATCCCCTTGAGCAAGCTTATTGACTTCTGTGTAGATTCAGAATTTGGTGACATCAATTATGCAGACTTAGTACTTCGCCAGATTCATAACCCTAGCGTTTACATTTGGAACTCCATGATACGAGGTTTTGTTAACAGTCACAATCCAAGAATGTCCATGCTTCTGTATAGACAAATGATAGAAAATGGGTATTCCCCAGATCATTTTACTTTCCCATTTGTACTCAAAGCATGTTGTGTAATAGCTGATCAAGATTGTGGGAAATGCATTCATAGCTGCATAGTGAAATCTGGGTTTGAAGCTGATGCCTATACTGCTACTGGGTTACTTCATATGTATGTGTCATGTGCAGATATGAAGTCAGGACTCAAAGTGTTTGATAATATTCCCAAGTGGAATGTGGTTGCTTGGACGTGTTTGATTGCTGGGTATGTGAAGAATAATCAGCCATATGAAGCTTTGAAGGTGTTTGAAGACATGAGCCATTGGAATGTAGAGCCCAATGAAATCACCATGGTGAATGCTTTGATTGCCTGCGCTCATAGTAGAGACATTGATACTGGACGATGGGTTCACCAGCGCATTCGTAAGGCTGGCTATGATCCCTTCATGTCCACATCAAATAGTAACATCATTCTTGCAACTGCAATTCTTGAAATGTATGCCAAATGTGGCAGATTGAAGATAGCAAGAGACTTGTTCAACAAAATGCCTCAGAGAAACATTGTTTCTTGGAACAGTATGATTAATGCCTACAATCAATATGAGAGGCATCAGGAGGCGCTAGATCTCTTTTTTGATATGTGGACTAGTGGCGTTTATCCTGATAAGGCTACCTTTCTGAGTGTGTTGAGTGTTTGTGCCCATCAGTGTGCTCTGGCATTGGGACAAACTGTCCATGCTTATCTGTTGAAAACCGGCATTGCGACAGATATTTCCCTTGCAACTGCTCTTCTTGACATGTATGCCAAGACTGGTGAGTTAGGAAATGCACAGAAGATTTTTAGCAGTTTGCAAAAGAAGGATGTCGTGATGTGGACTAGCATGATCAATGGTTTAGCCATGCATGGTCATGGAAATGAAGCATTGAGTATGTTTCAAACCATGCAAGAGGATAGCTCTCTAGTCCCTGATCATATTACCTACATTGGAGTTTTATTCGCTTGTAGTCATGTTGGACTGGTTGAAGAGGCTAAAAAGCATTTTAGGCTAATGACAGAGATGTACGGTATGGTGCCAGGAAGAGAGCATTATGGTTGCATGGTTGATCTTTTGAGTAGGGCGGGTCATTTCAGAGAAGCAGAAAGATTAATGGAGACAATGACTGTACAACCAAATATTGCCATATGGGGTGCTCTTTTAAATGGCTGCCAGATTCATGAAAACGTTTGTGTTGCTAATCAAGTGAAAGTACGACTAAAAGAACTGGAACCTTGTCAAAGTGGAGTCCACATTCTTCTATCTAATATATATGCAAAGGCTGGCAGGTGGGAAGAGGTAAACGTGACTAGAAAAGTTATGAAGCATAAGAGGATTACAAAGACAATTGGTCATAGTTCAGTTGAAATGAAGCTGTTAAGCTAA
- the LOC100306631 gene encoding signal peptidase complex subunit precursor gives MHSFGYRANALLTFAVTILALMCAMASVSDNFNTPTPSAQVQVLNINWFQKQPNGNDEVSMTLNISADLQSLFTWNTKQVFVFLAAEYETPKNSLNQISLWDGIIPSKEHAKFWIHTSNKYRFIDQGSNLQGKEYNLTMHWHVMPKSGKMFADKIVMPGYRLPEEYR, from the exons ATGCATTCATTCGGCTACAGAGCCAATGCGTTGCTAACCTTTGCCGTCACCATTTTGGCTCTTATGTGCGCCATGGCCTCTGTATCCGACAACTTCAACACCCCCACTCCCTCTGCACAAGTCCAG GTGTTGAACATCAACTGGTTTCAGAAACAGCCCAATGGCAATGACGAG gTCAGCATGACACTGAATATATCTGCAGATTTGCAGTCCCTTTTCACATGGAACACAAAACAG gtttttgtttttctagctGCTGAGTATGAAACTCCTAAGAATTCCTTGAATCAG ATATCCCTGTGGGATGGTATCATTCCCTCTAAAGAGCATGCGAAGTTTTGGATTCATACATCAAATAAATACCGCTTCATTGACCAG GGGAGCAATTTGCAGGGCAAAGAGTATAACCTGACTATGCATTGGCATGTTATGCCAAAGAGTGGCAAAATGTTTGCTGATAAAATAGTCATGCCAGGTTACCGATTGCCTGAGGAATATAGATGA
- the BG7S-1 gene encoding basic 7S globulin precursor, with the protein MASILHYFLALSLSCSFLFFLSDSVTPTKPINLVVLPVQNDGSTGLHWANLQKRTPLMQVPVLVDLNGNHLWVNCEQQYSSKTYQAPFCHSTQCSRANTHQCLSCPAASRPGCHKNTCGLMSTNPITQQTGLGELGEDVLAIHATQGSTQQLGPLVTVPQFLFSCAPSFLVQKGLPRNTQGVAGLGHAPISLPNQLASHFGLQRQFTTCLSRYPTSKGAIIFGDAPNNMRQFQNQDIFHDLAFTPLTITLQGEYNVRVNSIRINQHSVFPLNKISSTIVGSTSGGTMISTSTPHMVLQQSVYQAFTQVFAQQLPKQAQVKSVAPFGLCFNSNKINAYPSVDLVMDKPNGPVWRISGEDLMVQAQPGVTCLGVMNGGMQPRAEITLGARQLEENLVVFDLARSRVGFSTSSLHSHGVKCADLFNFANA; encoded by the coding sequence ATGGCTTCCATCCTCCACTACTTTTTAGCCCTCTCTCTTTCttgctcttttcttttcttcttatccGACTCAGTCACCCCTACAAAACCAATAAACCTTGTTGTTCTACCCGTTCAAAATGATGGTTCCACAGGGCTCCATTGGGCCAACCTCCAAAAAAGAACCCCTCTAATGCAAGTACCAGTCCTGGTGGACCTCAATGGAAATCACTTGTGGGTTAACTGTGAGCAGCAGTACTCATCCAAAACGTACCAAGCACCCTTCTGCCACTCCACCCAATGCTCTAGAGCCAACACCCACCAATGCCTCAGTTGCCCCGCGGCATCAAGGCCAGGGTGCCACAAAAACACGTGTGGCCTCATGTCCACTAATCCCATCACCCAACAAACCGGTTTGGGTGAACTAGGAGAAGACGTTCTTGCAATCCACGCCACACAAGGGTCGACCCAACAACTTGGCCCATTGGTCACAGTCCCACAATTCCTCTTTTCTTGTGCACCTTCCTTCCTTGTTCAAAAGGGTCTTCCTAGAAACACTCAAGGTGTGGCTGGGTTAGGCCATGCACCAATTTCTCTTCCAAACCAACTCGCTTCCCACTTTGGCCTACAACGCCAATTCACCACTTGCCTTTCTCGCTACCCTACTTCAAAGGGTGCTATAATATTCGGGGATGCACCTAACAACATGCGACAGTTTCAAAACCAAGATATTTTCCACGATTTGGCCTTCACCCCATTAACCATCACCCTGCAGGGAGAGTACAACGTGAGAGTCAACTCAATAAGAATCAACCAGCACAGTGTGTTCCCACTGAACAAGATATCATCCACCATCGTAGGGTCGACCTCTGGAGGAACCATGATTAGCACCTCAACTCCTCACATGGTTCTCCAGCAATCCGTGTACCAGGCTTTCACTCAGGTGTTTGCTCAGCAGCTGCCAAAGCAAGCACAGGTGAAATCTGTGGCACCATTTGGGTTATGCTTCAACTCCAACAAGATCAATGCATATCCTAGCGTGGACCTTGTGATGGACAAGCCCAATGGTCCTGTTTGGAGAATCTCTGGTGAGGACTTGATGGTGCAGGCACAACCTGGGGTCACGTGTTTGGGTGTTATGAATGGAGGAATGCAACCTAGAGCTGAAATTACCTTAGGGGCACGTCAGTTGGAAGAGAACCTGGTGGTGTTCGATCTTGCAAGGTCAAGGGTCGGGTTTAGCACCTCATCACTGCACTCGCATGGAGTCAAATGTGCTGACCTCTTCAACTTTGCCAATGCATGA
- the NF-YC02 gene encoding nuclear transcription factor Y subunit C-9 → MDHQGHSQNPSMGVVGSGAQLAYGSNPYQPGQITGPPGSVVTSVGTIQSTGQPAGAQLGQHQLAYQHIHQQQQHQLQQQLQQFWSSQYQEIEKVTDFKNHSLPLARIKKIMKADEDVRMISAEAPVIFARACEMFILELTLRSWNHTEENKRRTLQKNDIAAAITRTDIFDFLVDIVPREDLKDEVLASIPRGTMPVAGPADALPYCYMPPQHPSQVGAAGVIMGKPVMDPNMYAQQSLLMVKKHTYSLLYCRFINKLYNQALESVVNVKLNGWEGRYYIASRSCS, encoded by the exons ATGGATCATCAAGGGCATAGCCAGAACCCATCTATGGGGGTTGTTGGTAGTGGAGCTCAATTAGCATATGGTTCTAACCCATATCAGCCAGGCCAAATAACTGGGCCACCGGGGTCTGTTGTGACATCAGTTGGGACCATTCAATCCACCGGTCAACCTGCTGGAGCTCAGCTTGGACAGCATCAACTTGCTTATCAGCATATTCATCAGCAACAACAGCACCAGCTTCAGCAACAGCTCCAACAATTTTGGTCAAGCCAGTACCAAGAAATTGAGAAGGTTACTGATTTTAAGAACCACAGTCTTCCCCTGGCAAGGATCAAGAAGATTATGAAGGCTGACGAGGATGTTAGGATGATATCAGCTGAAGCACCAGTCATTTTTGCAAGGGCATGTGAAATGTTCATATTAGAGTTAACCCTGCGCTCTTGGAATCACACTGAAGAGAACAAAAGGCGAACACTTCAGAAAAATGATATTGCTGCTGCTATCACAAGGACTGACATCTTTGATTTCTTGGTTGACATTGTGCCTCGTGAGGACTTGAAAGATGAAGTGCTTGCATCAATCCCAAGAGGAACAATGCCTGTTGCAGGGCCTGCTGATGCCCTTCCATACTGCTACATGCCGCCTCAGCATCCGTCCCAAGTTGGAGCTGCTGGTGTCATAATGGGTAAGCCTGTGATGGACCCAAACATGTATGCTCAGCAGTC ACTGTTGATGGTTAAAAAGCATACATATAGCCTTTTGTACTGCCGTTTTATAAACAAGCTTT ATAACCAGGCACTGGAATCAGTTGTGAATGTCAAACTGAATGGTTGGGAAGGTCGATACTACATAGCGAGCAGAAGCTGTAGCTGA
- the LOC100783289 gene encoding heavy metal-associated isoprenylated plant protein 34 isoform X2 translates to MSKQDLLKVQSCVLKVNIHCDGCEQKVKKLLQKIDGVYSVRVDADEGKVVVAGDVDPAKLVKKLKRGGKHAEICQNQKGEMMCNQIQNYPINPQFQNMQLGIGGKDNNNNHKGQKEKGTAAAAGQLAHFPILKGVQDLKVPAKEQKSVKFNLPEEDEFDASDDGYDEDGLGHGHPMQNKIMPMMINHNHKDNSGGSRNINGSVKKADVIDQAMLFKGKGGNFDEAEADNDGGKKGSSSQKDEIKKGDLDKPKAVGEVDFHKKKNGKSENGLLGRFLGFGKKSKKGELEETTYTNKSKNQNSGAENKKGKEGKLEDHGNNDFDFHDYDDTPPHPKNGKSGKGSNNVKEGQMGPGPIMGNNLPMRHQMENIQAVQGLPAMNGDGGYYQGVQMQHAPYNNLQQHYMGMMMNQHQHQQANMNNNMYPTPMMYGRPHPSMNYMPPPPMPSHPIADPITHTFSDENVESCSIM, encoded by the exons ATGAGTAAACAAGACTTGTTGAAAGTTCAG AGCTGTGTTCTCAAGGTTAATATCCACTGCGATGGCTGTGAGCAAAAAGTCAAGAAACTGCTGCAGAAAATCGATG gGGTTTATTCTGTGAGAGTAGATGCAGATGAAGGGAAAGTGGTAGTGGCAGGAGATGTGGATCCAGCGAAACTGGTAAAAAAGCTAAAGAGGGGAGGGAAGCATGCTGAGATATGCCAGAACCAGAAaggagaaatgatgtgtaatcAGATTCAGAACTATCCTATCAATCCCCAATTCCAGAACATGCAACTTGGTATTGGGGGAAAGGACAACAATAATAATCACAAGGGTCAGAAAGAGAAAGGTACTGCTGCGGCTGCTGGTCAACTAGCACACTTCCCTATTCTTAAAGGGGTTCAGGATCTCAAGGTACCTGCCAAGGAACAAAAGTCTGTCAAGTTCAACTTGCCAGAGGAGGATGAATTTGATGCCAGTGATGATGGTTATGATGAGGATGGATTAGGCCATGGACATCCAATGCAGAACAAGATCATGCCCATGATGATTAATCACAACCATAAAGACAATTCTGGTGGGAGTAGGAATATTAATGGAAGTGTTAAGAAAGCTGACGTCATTGATCAGGCAATGCTGTTCAAGGGCAAAGGTGGAAATTTCGATGAGGCAGAAGCTGACAATGATGGAGGAAAGAAAGGTAGTAGTAGCCAAAAAGATGAAATCAAGAAGGGGGATTTGGATAAGCCTAAGGCAGTCGGTGAGGTAGATTTTCATAAGAAAAAGAATGGGAAAAGTGAGAATGGATTACTTGGTCGGTTTCTAGGCTTTGGGAAAAAGAGCAAGAAAGGAGAATTAGAAGAAACAACTTATACCAATAAGAGCAAGAACCAAAACAGTGGTGCTGAAAATAAGAAAGGCAAGGAAGGGAAATTGGAGGATCATGGTAACAATGACTTTGATTTTCATGATTACGATGATACCCCTCCTCATCCCAAAAATGGCAAAAGTGGTAAGGGTAGTAACAATGTCAAAGAAGGCCAGATGGGCCCGGGCCCAATAATGGGTAATAATCTTCCAATGCGTCATCAGATGGAGAATATTCAAGCAGTACAAGGACTTCCGGCGATGAATGGTGATGGTGGGTATTATCAAGGGGTGCAAATGCAACATGCTCCATACAATAACCTTCAGCAGCACTACATGGGTATGATGATGAACCAGCATCAACATCAGCAAGCAAATATGAACAACAACATGTACCCAACACCCATGATGTATGGTAGGCCGCATCCATCTATGAACTACATGCCACCACCTCCTATGCCATCTCACCCAATTGCCGATCCTATTACTCATACTTTCAGTGATGAGAATGTTGAGAGCTGCAGtatcatgtaa
- the LOC100783289 gene encoding heavy metal-associated isoprenylated plant protein 34 isoform X1, translating to MSKQDLLKVQQSCVLKVNIHCDGCEQKVKKLLQKIDGVYSVRVDADEGKVVVAGDVDPAKLVKKLKRGGKHAEICQNQKGEMMCNQIQNYPINPQFQNMQLGIGGKDNNNNHKGQKEKGTAAAAGQLAHFPILKGVQDLKVPAKEQKSVKFNLPEEDEFDASDDGYDEDGLGHGHPMQNKIMPMMINHNHKDNSGGSRNINGSVKKADVIDQAMLFKGKGGNFDEAEADNDGGKKGSSSQKDEIKKGDLDKPKAVGEVDFHKKKNGKSENGLLGRFLGFGKKSKKGELEETTYTNKSKNQNSGAENKKGKEGKLEDHGNNDFDFHDYDDTPPHPKNGKSGKGSNNVKEGQMGPGPIMGNNLPMRHQMENIQAVQGLPAMNGDGGYYQGVQMQHAPYNNLQQHYMGMMMNQHQHQQANMNNNMYPTPMMYGRPHPSMNYMPPPPMPSHPIADPITHTFSDENVESCSIM from the exons ATGAGTAAACAAGACTTGTTGAAAGTTCAG CAGAGCTGTGTTCTCAAGGTTAATATCCACTGCGATGGCTGTGAGCAAAAAGTCAAGAAACTGCTGCAGAAAATCGATG gGGTTTATTCTGTGAGAGTAGATGCAGATGAAGGGAAAGTGGTAGTGGCAGGAGATGTGGATCCAGCGAAACTGGTAAAAAAGCTAAAGAGGGGAGGGAAGCATGCTGAGATATGCCAGAACCAGAAaggagaaatgatgtgtaatcAGATTCAGAACTATCCTATCAATCCCCAATTCCAGAACATGCAACTTGGTATTGGGGGAAAGGACAACAATAATAATCACAAGGGTCAGAAAGAGAAAGGTACTGCTGCGGCTGCTGGTCAACTAGCACACTTCCCTATTCTTAAAGGGGTTCAGGATCTCAAGGTACCTGCCAAGGAACAAAAGTCTGTCAAGTTCAACTTGCCAGAGGAGGATGAATTTGATGCCAGTGATGATGGTTATGATGAGGATGGATTAGGCCATGGACATCCAATGCAGAACAAGATCATGCCCATGATGATTAATCACAACCATAAAGACAATTCTGGTGGGAGTAGGAATATTAATGGAAGTGTTAAGAAAGCTGACGTCATTGATCAGGCAATGCTGTTCAAGGGCAAAGGTGGAAATTTCGATGAGGCAGAAGCTGACAATGATGGAGGAAAGAAAGGTAGTAGTAGCCAAAAAGATGAAATCAAGAAGGGGGATTTGGATAAGCCTAAGGCAGTCGGTGAGGTAGATTTTCATAAGAAAAAGAATGGGAAAAGTGAGAATGGATTACTTGGTCGGTTTCTAGGCTTTGGGAAAAAGAGCAAGAAAGGAGAATTAGAAGAAACAACTTATACCAATAAGAGCAAGAACCAAAACAGTGGTGCTGAAAATAAGAAAGGCAAGGAAGGGAAATTGGAGGATCATGGTAACAATGACTTTGATTTTCATGATTACGATGATACCCCTCCTCATCCCAAAAATGGCAAAAGTGGTAAGGGTAGTAACAATGTCAAAGAAGGCCAGATGGGCCCGGGCCCAATAATGGGTAATAATCTTCCAATGCGTCATCAGATGGAGAATATTCAAGCAGTACAAGGACTTCCGGCGATGAATGGTGATGGTGGGTATTATCAAGGGGTGCAAATGCAACATGCTCCATACAATAACCTTCAGCAGCACTACATGGGTATGATGATGAACCAGCATCAACATCAGCAAGCAAATATGAACAACAACATGTACCCAACACCCATGATGTATGGTAGGCCGCATCCATCTATGAACTACATGCCACCACCTCCTATGCCATCTCACCCAATTGCCGATCCTATTACTCATACTTTCAGTGATGAGAATGTTGAGAGCTGCAGtatcatgtaa